From Amycolatopsis sp. YIM 10, the proteins below share one genomic window:
- a CDS encoding YitT family protein: MSTQSVARRMTAGEQLRAGKKLRRLPQLVAGLVGYGISVTFLVESGLGASSWSVLAEGVSERTGLSFGWATNLIAVAVLLFWIPLRELPGLGTLLNVLLVGLSADFAVWFLPVPDSLGPRLAYFLLGLVMLTFFDAVYLGARFGSGPRDGLMTGAVRVSGKPIWLVRTAIEVVVLAIGWALGGTAGFGTLVIALAMGPLVQQFLRLTTVRLPGDHLDKPEKGG; the protein is encoded by the coding sequence ATGAGCACGCAGTCCGTGGCCCGGCGGATGACCGCGGGGGAGCAACTCCGCGCCGGGAAGAAACTCCGCCGCCTTCCGCAACTTGTCGCCGGCCTGGTCGGGTACGGCATTTCCGTCACCTTCCTGGTCGAGTCCGGCCTCGGCGCGTCCAGCTGGAGCGTGCTCGCGGAAGGCGTCTCCGAGCGCACCGGGCTGAGCTTCGGCTGGGCCACCAACCTGATCGCGGTGGCCGTGTTGCTCTTCTGGATCCCGCTCCGGGAGCTGCCCGGCCTGGGCACCCTGCTGAACGTGCTGCTGGTCGGCCTGTCGGCGGATTTCGCGGTCTGGTTCCTGCCGGTGCCGGACTCGCTCGGCCCGCGCCTGGCCTACTTCCTGCTCGGACTGGTCATGCTCACCTTCTTCGACGCGGTCTATCTCGGCGCGCGCTTCGGTTCCGGCCCGCGCGACGGGTTGATGACCGGGGCCGTGCGGGTCAGCGGCAAGCCGATCTGGCTGGTGCGCACCGCGATCGAGGTGGTGGTGCTGGCCATCGGCTGGGCCCTCGGCGGTACCGCGGGCTTCGGCACCCTGGTGATCGCGCTGGCGATGGGACCACTGGTGCAGCAGTTCCTGCGCCTCACCACGGTCCGGCTGCCCGGCGACCACCTTGACAAGCCCGAGAAGGGCGGCTGA
- a CDS encoding glycoside hydrolase family 43 protein: protein MRKSVLFLVGLLLLAGASPAAATVSSSKPPTYFNNAATPGADPFVHFDRASGYYYAYSTEGADPGYHFGIYRSPDLATWEHLPGGALEAGKAGTWAHDWFWAPELYHNEKTGLYYFFYSGRMNRNVAEHFKYADFEEPSKVGVAVANSPAGPFRDVAPGPLDYHPFDPDYHDVNLIMDAAQKKPPATLEEGQSAPLGTYLPFIDPNVFFDADGRIYLYFSRNAYRNWVWDTDLGKYVEESNIYAVELTDDWWHDPEGRTKPAIAPSYRDANLDPADPPGTRKDGFAPILDYGSDKQSWENAHVDDYAKTGGAKKDRRWAEGSTTVRTTDEHGKPVYRLTYSANNYENEHYGVGYATADSPLGPWRKSPANPVLAQDPAQGVYSTGHGSITASPDGSEQFYVHHGRPSTTDNRRLYSSRMRVAGPLAIDLTTADQPMPAGVGPLGVRTGERLLRLRPGVAGGTEVTVRSAPGAAFDLANPLNRLRAKLIPANAGTVAVTGGRVEVTMHRPGAALLEIGYQRLRADNSYADVSRARTTVPVLSR, encoded by the coding sequence GTGCGGAAGAGCGTCCTTTTCCTGGTCGGCCTGCTGTTGCTGGCGGGGGCGTCGCCCGCCGCGGCGACGGTGTCGTCCTCGAAGCCACCCACGTACTTCAACAACGCGGCCACTCCTGGCGCCGATCCGTTCGTCCACTTCGATCGCGCCAGCGGGTACTACTACGCCTATTCGACCGAAGGCGCCGATCCCGGCTACCACTTCGGCATCTACCGCTCGCCGGACCTGGCCACCTGGGAGCACCTGCCCGGCGGCGCGCTCGAAGCGGGCAAGGCGGGGACGTGGGCGCACGACTGGTTCTGGGCGCCGGAGCTGTACCACAACGAGAAAACCGGGCTGTACTACTTCTTCTACTCGGGCCGGATGAACCGGAACGTGGCCGAGCACTTCAAGTACGCGGACTTCGAGGAGCCGTCGAAGGTGGGCGTCGCGGTGGCGAACTCACCGGCCGGTCCGTTCCGCGACGTCGCGCCGGGGCCGCTGGACTACCACCCGTTCGACCCGGACTACCACGACGTCAACCTGATCATGGACGCCGCGCAGAAGAAGCCGCCCGCCACGCTGGAAGAGGGCCAGAGCGCGCCGCTGGGCACCTACCTCCCGTTCATCGACCCCAACGTCTTCTTCGACGCGGACGGCCGGATCTACCTCTACTTCTCCCGCAACGCCTACCGGAACTGGGTGTGGGACACCGATCTGGGCAAGTACGTCGAAGAGTCCAACATCTACGCGGTCGAGCTGACCGATGACTGGTGGCACGACCCCGAGGGCAGGACCAAACCGGCGATCGCCCCGTCCTACCGCGACGCCAATCTCGATCCGGCCGATCCGCCGGGCACCCGCAAGGACGGCTTCGCCCCGATCCTGGACTACGGCTCGGACAAGCAGTCCTGGGAGAACGCGCACGTCGACGACTACGCGAAAACCGGTGGTGCGAAGAAGGACCGGCGCTGGGCCGAGGGATCGACCACCGTGCGCACCACCGACGAGCACGGCAAACCGGTCTACCGCCTGACCTATTCGGCGAACAACTACGAGAACGAGCACTACGGCGTCGGGTACGCGACGGCGGACAGCCCGCTCGGGCCGTGGCGCAAGAGCCCGGCGAACCCGGTGCTGGCGCAGGACCCGGCGCAGGGCGTGTACTCCACCGGCCACGGCAGCATCACCGCTTCCCCGGACGGTTCCGAGCAGTTCTACGTGCACCACGGCCGTCCGTCCACAACGGACAACCGGCGCCTGTACAGCTCGCGGATGCGGGTGGCCGGTCCGCTCGCCATCGACCTGACCACCGCCGACCAGCCGATGCCCGCCGGGGTCGGCCCGCTCGGCGTCCGCACCGGCGAACGCCTGCTGCGCCTGCGCCCTGGGGTGGCGGGCGGTACCGAGGTGACCGTGCGCAGCGCGCCGGGCGCGGCCTTCGACCTGGCCAATCCGCTGAACCGCCTGCGCGCCAAGCTGATCCCGGCGAACGCGGGCACGGTGGCGGTCACCGGAGGCCGGGTCGAAGTGACCATGCACCGGCCCGGTGCCGCGTTGCTGGAAATCGGCTACCAGCGCCTGCGCGCCGACAACAGCTACGCCGACGTCTCCCGCGCGCGAACCACCGTGCCGGTGCTCAGCCGCTGA
- a CDS encoding PLP-dependent aminotransferase family protein yields the protein MHTSSHNLARLLGDFSAGPGPAHRRLSDLVRLLILDGRLPLDTALPGERDLAAALGISRTTVSTAYATLREQGYLSTRDRARGRTRVPPGKQEDPGVAGPDLIDFSHAASPAPGEALHRAYTRALDRLPRYLPRHGYNPAGLPELREAVARRYTDRGLPTDPAQILVTNGAQHAFSLLVRTTVRPRDRVVTEHPSYPHALGVLRTAGCRITPVALTEDGWNVDGLVEAARGAAMTFLIPDFHNPTGQVMSEVDRSRLRLDGRLVVDETMSELALDTPPPTPISGAVSIGSAAKTFWGGLRIGWLRGDRALVRQLAQARAGTDLGTPVVEQLACAELLGEIDQVLPGRLAELRERRALLLGLVAEHLPDWTVGRPLGGLSVWARLPEPVSSALAAVAPQFGVHLAAGPRFGVGGAFERFVRLPYTLAAEPMTAGIRGIAAALSAVRSGRRADTAPAAPLA from the coding sequence GTGCACACCAGCAGCCACAACCTCGCCCGCCTGCTCGGTGACTTCTCGGCCGGGCCGGGACCGGCGCACCGGCGGCTCAGCGACCTGGTCCGCCTGCTCATTCTCGACGGCAGGCTGCCGCTGGACACCGCGCTGCCCGGTGAGCGCGACCTCGCCGCCGCGCTCGGGATCAGCCGCACCACGGTTTCCACCGCCTACGCCACGCTGCGCGAACAGGGCTACCTCAGCACCCGCGACCGGGCACGCGGGCGGACGCGGGTGCCGCCGGGCAAGCAGGAGGATCCGGGTGTCGCCGGGCCGGACCTGATCGACTTCTCGCACGCGGCCTCCCCCGCACCGGGCGAGGCGTTGCACCGCGCGTACACGCGGGCGCTGGACCGGCTCCCCCGCTACCTGCCGCGCCACGGCTACAACCCGGCCGGGCTGCCCGAACTGCGCGAAGCCGTCGCCCGGCGGTACACCGACCGCGGTCTGCCCACCGATCCGGCGCAGATCCTGGTCACCAACGGCGCCCAGCACGCGTTCAGCCTGCTGGTCCGGACCACCGTGCGCCCGCGCGACCGGGTGGTGACCGAGCACCCGAGCTATCCGCACGCGCTGGGTGTGCTCCGGACGGCGGGCTGCCGGATCACGCCGGTCGCGCTCACCGAAGACGGCTGGAACGTCGACGGTCTGGTCGAGGCCGCCCGCGGCGCGGCAATGACGTTCCTGATCCCGGACTTCCACAATCCGACGGGGCAGGTCATGTCCGAAGTGGACCGTTCGCGGCTGCGGCTCGACGGACGGCTGGTGGTCGACGAGACGATGAGCGAGCTGGCGCTGGACACCCCACCGCCGACGCCGATTTCGGGTGCCGTCTCGATCGGCTCGGCGGCCAAGACCTTCTGGGGTGGCTTGCGAATCGGCTGGCTGCGCGGGGACCGCGCACTGGTGCGGCAGCTGGCGCAGGCGCGCGCGGGCACCGATCTCGGGACGCCGGTGGTGGAACAGCTCGCCTGCGCGGAACTGCTCGGGGAGATCGACCAGGTGCTGCCGGGCAGGCTGGCCGAGCTGCGGGAGCGCCGGGCCCTGTTGCTGGGGCTGGTCGCCGAGCACCTGCCGGACTGGACGGTGGGCCGGCCGCTCGGCGGGTTGTCCGTGTGGGCGCGGCTGCCCGAGCCGGTCAGCTCGGCACTGGCGGCGGTGGCCCCGCAGTTCGGCGTGCACCTGGCGGCGGGCCCGCGCTTCGGCGTCGGCGGCGCCTTCGAACGATTCGTGCGGCTGCCGTACACATTGGCCGCGGAGCCGATGACCGCCGGGATCAGGGGCATCGCGGCCGCCCTTTCCGCCGTCCGATCAGGCCGCCGAGCCGACACCGCACCCGCCGCTCCCCTGGCCTGA
- a CDS encoding MMPL family transporter has protein sequence MARLLYRLGLAAQRRRLAVVLIWLVVLVGAGVGALTLSGTTTNNFSIPGQESTTALEKIKSAGGGGASAQVVIKAPEGQKLTTPENAQVVGGLVAKLNTLPGAVGASNPLDPAAPAVNPDQDTAYSTVSYSAPPGGVSTADQDALFAAVDQARAGGFTAEVKGEATMAAPHIGGATEAIGVVLALVILALTYGSLVAAGMNLLTAAVGVGIGVLGITIATGFMDLQSTTSALAGMLGLAVGIDYALFIINRYRHELREGKDVPTAIGTAVGTAGSAVLTAGITVIIALLGLIVVGIPFLTQMGVAAAATIVVAVLVALTLVPAVLGFLGKRALPRKQREAPAEAEAESKFYGGWIGTVTKRRVSVLLLAIIGLGAIALPVTQMRTTLVQIPPAESTQERAEALLTDAFGAGVNGPLIVLFEGPQASQQAMRAVGPIDAIGDTAMVVPPKPGPPGMPAMLTVIPESGPTSEDTEHLVSDLRDYLAGLDGVDASVTGATAVSVDVAVSLDEALPIYLVIVVGLALLLLILVFRSLLVPLVGVLGFLLTVGASLGATVAVFQWGWLGDAVNLDAPGPLISLTPILVIGILFGLAMDYQIFLVSRMHEAHHRGASPKDAIVTGFKQAAPVVVAAALIMFFVFAGFVPAGEPAIKSIAFALAIGILADAFVVRMVLVPAALALLGERAWWLPSWLRWLPVLDVEGTALTEERPKPRERETVNA, from the coding sequence ATGGCACGTCTGTTGTACCGGCTCGGCTTGGCCGCCCAGCGGCGCCGGCTGGCCGTGGTCCTGATCTGGCTCGTCGTACTGGTCGGCGCCGGGGTCGGGGCACTGACCCTGTCCGGCACCACCACCAACAACTTCTCCATTCCCGGCCAGGAATCCACCACGGCGCTGGAAAAGATCAAGAGCGCCGGGGGCGGTGGCGCCTCCGCGCAGGTGGTGATCAAGGCCCCCGAGGGGCAGAAGCTGACCACGCCGGAGAACGCGCAGGTGGTCGGCGGCCTGGTGGCGAAGCTGAACACGCTGCCGGGCGCGGTCGGCGCCAGCAACCCGCTGGACCCGGCGGCTCCCGCGGTCAACCCGGACCAGGACACCGCCTACAGCACGGTGAGCTACTCCGCGCCGCCGGGCGGGGTGAGCACCGCCGACCAGGACGCCCTGTTCGCCGCGGTCGACCAGGCACGGGCCGGTGGCTTCACCGCCGAGGTGAAGGGTGAGGCCACCATGGCCGCGCCGCACATCGGCGGCGCCACCGAGGCCATCGGCGTGGTGCTGGCGCTGGTGATCCTCGCGCTGACCTACGGCTCGCTGGTGGCGGCCGGGATGAACCTGCTGACCGCGGCGGTCGGCGTGGGCATCGGCGTGCTGGGCATCACCATCGCCACCGGGTTCATGGATCTGCAGTCGACCACCTCGGCGCTGGCCGGCATGCTCGGCCTGGCCGTCGGCATCGACTACGCCTTGTTCATCATCAACCGCTATCGACATGAACTGCGCGAGGGCAAGGACGTGCCCACCGCGATCGGTACCGCGGTCGGCACGGCCGGTTCGGCGGTGCTGACCGCGGGCATCACGGTGATCATCGCGCTGCTCGGGCTGATCGTGGTCGGCATCCCGTTCCTGACCCAGATGGGTGTGGCCGCGGCCGCCACCATCGTGGTCGCGGTGCTGGTCGCGCTGACCCTGGTGCCCGCGGTGCTCGGTTTCCTCGGCAAGCGCGCGCTGCCGCGCAAGCAGCGCGAAGCCCCCGCCGAGGCGGAGGCCGAGAGCAAGTTCTACGGCGGCTGGATCGGCACCGTCACCAAGCGCCGGGTTTCGGTGCTGCTGCTGGCGATCATCGGCCTCGGCGCGATCGCGCTGCCGGTCACCCAGATGCGCACCACGCTGGTGCAGATCCCGCCTGCCGAGAGCACGCAGGAGCGGGCCGAGGCGCTGCTCACCGACGCGTTCGGGGCCGGGGTCAACGGGCCGCTGATCGTGTTGTTCGAAGGCCCCCAGGCGAGTCAGCAGGCCATGCGGGCGGTCGGCCCGATCGACGCGATCGGTGACACCGCGATGGTGGTGCCGCCGAAGCCGGGGCCCCCGGGCATGCCCGCCATGCTCACGGTGATCCCGGAATCCGGGCCCACCAGTGAGGACACCGAGCACCTGGTCTCCGATCTGCGCGACTACCTGGCCGGTCTGGACGGGGTCGACGCCTCGGTCACCGGCGCCACCGCGGTGAGCGTGGATGTCGCGGTCTCGCTCGACGAGGCGCTGCCGATCTACCTGGTGATCGTGGTCGGCCTGGCCCTGCTCCTGCTGATCCTGGTGTTCCGCTCGCTGCTGGTGCCGCTGGTCGGTGTGCTCGGCTTCCTGCTCACCGTCGGCGCGTCGCTCGGCGCGACGGTCGCGGTGTTCCAGTGGGGCTGGCTCGGCGACGCGGTCAACCTGGACGCGCCGGGGCCGCTGATCAGCCTGACGCCGATCCTGGTGATCGGCATCCTGTTCGGCCTGGCCATGGACTACCAGATCTTCCTGGTGTCGCGGATGCACGAGGCGCACCACCGCGGGGCGTCGCCGAAGGACGCGATCGTCACCGGCTTCAAGCAGGCGGCGCCGGTGGTGGTCGCCGCGGCGCTGATCATGTTCTTCGTGTTCGCGGGCTTCGTGCCCGCCGGGGAACCGGCGATCAAGTCCATCGCGTTCGCGCTGGCGATCGGCATTCTCGCGGATGCCTTCGTGGTGCGGATGGTGCTGGTGCCCGCCGCGCTGGCGCTGCTCGGGGAACGCGCGTGGTGGCTGCCGTCGTGGCTGCGGTGGCTGCCGGTGCTCGACGTCGAAGGCACCGCCCTCACCGAGGAGCGCCCGAAGCCCAGGGAACGCGAAACCGTCAACGCCTAG